A genomic segment from Spirochaetota bacterium encodes:
- a CDS encoding YhcH/YjgK/YiaL family protein, translating into MIIDELENISAILLIHPRFRDAFDFLARPGLTSLAFGRTNIDGDSMYALLNRAQGRPRAGAELETHERYIDIQYIIEGVENFGWSPAGDCSSVSKPYDSEKDVAFFSDEPQFFFPIRTGQFVVFFPDDAHMPGIADSVVHKAVVKLKIRTTGGHA; encoded by the coding sequence GTGATCATAGATGAGCTTGAAAACATATCGGCCATTCTGCTGATCCACCCGCGATTCCGGGATGCATTCGATTTTCTTGCTCGACCCGGCTTGACTTCACTCGCTTTCGGACGAACGAATATTGACGGCGATTCGATGTATGCGCTCCTCAACCGAGCCCAGGGAAGACCGCGCGCGGGGGCGGAGCTCGAGACGCATGAACGATACATCGACATACAGTATATCATCGAGGGCGTTGAGAACTTCGGCTGGTCGCCGGCTGGCGATTGCAGTAGTGTATCGAAACCGTACGACAGTGAGAAGGATGTGGCGTTCTTCAGCGATGAGCCGCAGTTCTTTTTTCCGATCCGCACCGGTCAATTCGTTGTTTTCTTCCCGGATGATGCGCATATGCCGGGGATCGCGGATTCGGTCGTTCATAAAGCTGTCGTTAAGTTAAAGATCCGAACAACAGGAGGACATGCATGA
- a CDS encoding LamG-like jellyroll fold domain-containing protein: MKQGTHLMLLICIAAVSLFTADGPIARWSFDESGGTTAKDSIGDLHGTVRGKAGFQKGRFGNCLSLPGTAESYFDLGAKSEGMTLTSSFTFTLWTKSTGRGINWPTLLRKAKNPDGRNYMLSVNPDTGALFFGCNFENGTALNGVGATKAFDGEWHHIAVAFDAPKKILSIFVDGVLDRSFTTPSDTLVATAEPFSIGQYAACLIDEVNVYDRPLSAAAIADDRSRVIEESTAEPRLEKAGSGMKRILLDYSGAAMDDLWKLDLYRKGVTAALSFSGGQENTLHADYHFTSAVDDKGGAVYVRLTRTDVFPEQRGISFAMESSPRADHYMRIAMADGQVFQAKVMVNDTAWSAYELPFDTAHFKPHASITDGIMRFPVRTITIDTYKGKIESPARCSIKNVAALVTEIRPEMEAHLSIKIPGAGGIVFIGEKAPVQMRVANRSERAREFVLSLTQSEGNGRVKKTDWKHSLPPGASDERSIQISTDEPEYTGMTAVLNENGKEIMRVRGAVAVVHKPKNSGSFDSQSMFGISQTADRLPELLAPMGCKIFRAIILPGSHSWDGIDSMVGRMRSNGIQVVLCPDVREVHGFDLLGCSNVSELISPEHIGKWKTYIKTIVERYKDTIAGIEICNEPNGQIGRNLPFEDFTGVYAALLKTAYDTVKSIAPNLPVLGIGDSGINEGRNGNYAYFERVAQKAGDTIDICPYHVYLWNNGMWSKIGDDRRRTIYPDEPVENQSISYSGILTRAGDILVSNRAPRRFWVTETGYTVYPRTDDPLEWRSYAYAAALAQTYIVGGTTPGVEKLFWFTAHWHPGHVSPDSEFWGEYNLFGCNFPLESRQCLGPYFPYPAVSSYATTAYELHHAKFIRTLDTPSPVRAHRFDREDDRSVVALWTRHDIPFRMEAKLPAAAKVVSMFGNTIGGTGTFAHTLDRGPVYISVKRSEADMLEQAILRAQIKPTARCIIRNAYLASLTDAVLVIDNPFEAFAAQVRAGGSERSESIAAGAQRVNIALAEAASPKRDVRIQFSAGDFSTNITLSASGILACRYIASAVADGDLSETADLAELRIDTRESVLPKANTWRDAADLSARAFFGWNENGLYFAATVIDDVHSAADDKMGDFWKSDSIQIAIDSEGDSARGYDANDREIGLVLGASGAHAYLYRGAMSELKCDVHTARKDGRTVYEVFMPWKEMGLSAPKANTVMPMNFIVNENDGRGRTQWMGLTPGIGEAKAPQYYKRFVLLPQRN, from the coding sequence ATGAAACAGGGTACACATCTCATGTTATTGATCTGCATCGCTGCGGTATCGCTTTTCACCGCCGACGGACCTATTGCCCGCTGGAGTTTCGATGAGAGCGGCGGGACCACGGCAAAGGATTCCATCGGCGATCTTCACGGAACGGTGCGGGGGAAAGCCGGTTTCCAAAAGGGCAGGTTCGGGAATTGTCTCTCGCTGCCGGGCACGGCTGAATCGTACTTCGACCTCGGCGCGAAGTCCGAGGGGATGACGCTCACGTCTTCGTTCACGTTCACCCTCTGGACGAAGAGCACCGGTCGCGGCATCAATTGGCCGACATTACTGCGCAAGGCGAAGAACCCCGACGGCAGGAATTATATGCTTTCCGTTAATCCGGACACGGGGGCGCTTTTTTTTGGATGCAATTTCGAGAACGGCACCGCCCTCAATGGCGTTGGTGCAACGAAGGCGTTCGACGGCGAATGGCATCACATTGCTGTTGCGTTCGATGCCCCGAAAAAGATATTGTCGATCTTCGTTGACGGGGTGCTCGATAGATCGTTCACAACCCCCTCCGATACGCTTGTCGCTACGGCTGAGCCGTTCTCTATCGGTCAATACGCCGCATGTCTCATCGATGAAGTGAACGTGTACGATCGCCCGCTCTCCGCAGCGGCAATAGCCGATGATCGTTCACGGGTGATCGAGGAAAGCACCGCGGAGCCGCGTTTGGAGAAGGCGGGGTCGGGAATGAAGCGCATACTGCTCGATTATTCAGGCGCGGCGATGGATGATCTGTGGAAGCTTGATCTTTATCGGAAAGGAGTGACCGCCGCACTATCGTTCTCAGGCGGGCAGGAGAACACGCTTCATGCCGACTACCATTTCACCAGCGCTGTCGACGACAAGGGGGGTGCGGTGTATGTGCGTCTGACGCGGACGGATGTTTTTCCCGAGCAGCGCGGCATATCGTTTGCTATGGAGTCTTCGCCGCGGGCGGATCACTATATGCGCATCGCTATGGCGGACGGCCAGGTCTTTCAAGCGAAGGTCATGGTCAATGATACGGCATGGAGCGCCTATGAGCTCCCGTTCGACACGGCTCATTTCAAACCTCATGCAAGCATCACGGACGGGATAATGCGCTTTCCGGTGCGTACGATTACCATCGATACGTATAAAGGCAAGATCGAATCCCCCGCCAGATGTTCCATAAAAAATGTCGCGGCCCTTGTGACAGAAATACGGCCCGAGATGGAGGCGCATCTTTCCATAAAGATCCCCGGTGCCGGCGGCATTGTTTTTATCGGTGAAAAAGCACCGGTACAGATGCGCGTTGCCAATAGAAGCGAACGCGCGCGCGAATTCGTGCTTTCGCTTACGCAAAGCGAGGGGAACGGACGCGTGAAGAAAACAGATTGGAAGCATTCACTCCCCCCCGGCGCAAGCGATGAACGTTCGATACAGATCTCAACTGATGAGCCGGAGTATACCGGCATGACGGCTGTGCTCAATGAGAACGGGAAGGAGATCATGCGTGTCAGGGGCGCCGTTGCGGTCGTGCATAAGCCGAAAAATTCCGGTTCATTCGATTCGCAAAGCATGTTCGGTATATCCCAGACTGCGGATAGACTGCCGGAACTTTTAGCGCCAATGGGCTGCAAAATATTCAGGGCCATTATTCTTCCCGGAAGCCATTCATGGGATGGGATCGACAGTATGGTCGGCAGGATGCGCTCGAACGGCATACAGGTTGTGCTCTGTCCCGACGTGCGTGAAGTTCACGGTTTCGATCTGCTCGGATGCTCGAATGTAAGCGAGCTTATTTCTCCGGAACACATCGGCAAATGGAAAACCTACATCAAGACTATCGTCGAACGATACAAGGACACGATAGCCGGGATCGAAATATGCAACGAGCCGAACGGGCAAATAGGCAGAAATCTTCCTTTTGAAGATTTTACCGGTGTGTATGCCGCGCTGCTTAAGACCGCGTATGATACGGTTAAATCCATCGCTCCGAATTTGCCGGTACTGGGAATAGGAGATTCAGGGATCAATGAAGGCCGGAACGGGAATTACGCCTACTTTGAACGGGTGGCGCAGAAGGCTGGCGATACGATCGATATATGCCCGTATCATGTGTATCTTTGGAACAACGGTATGTGGAGCAAGATAGGGGATGACAGGCGACGCACCATTTATCCTGATGAGCCGGTGGAAAATCAGAGCATCAGCTATTCGGGTATTCTTACGCGTGCCGGTGATATTCTCGTATCCAATCGCGCCCCAAGGCGGTTTTGGGTGACGGAAACCGGTTATACGGTTTACCCCAGAACGGATGACCCGCTTGAGTGGAGATCATACGCATATGCCGCAGCGCTGGCACAAACGTATATCGTTGGGGGAACTACACCGGGGGTCGAGAAATTGTTCTGGTTCACTGCACATTGGCATCCCGGGCATGTCTCTCCGGACAGTGAATTCTGGGGGGAATACAATCTCTTCGGATGCAATTTCCCGCTTGAGAGCAGGCAGTGTCTGGGGCCTTATTTCCCCTATCCTGCAGTGAGTTCGTATGCAACTACCGCCTACGAACTGCATCACGCGAAGTTCATTCGTACGCTCGATACACCGTCACCCGTGCGTGCGCATCGTTTCGATCGCGAAGATGATAGAAGCGTGGTCGCACTTTGGACGCGGCACGATATCCCATTTCGTATGGAGGCAAAACTCCCTGCAGCTGCAAAAGTCGTATCGATGTTCGGGAACACTATCGGCGGCACGGGCACATTCGCCCATACGCTCGACCGCGGTCCCGTATACATTTCCGTGAAGCGAAGCGAAGCGGACATGCTTGAGCAGGCGATACTGCGCGCTCAGATAAAGCCCACAGCGCGATGCATCATACGCAATGCCTATCTTGCATCGCTTACTGATGCGGTGCTTGTCATTGATAATCCGTTCGAGGCATTTGCAGCACAGGTGCGCGCCGGCGGCAGCGAGCGTTCTGAATCGATAGCCGCGGGGGCGCAGCGAGTGAACATTGCGCTTGCGGAAGCGGCAAGTCCCAAACGCGATGTACGGATACAATTCTCTGCGGGCGATTTTTCAACGAACATTACGCTCAGCGCTTCGGGCATTCTCGCCTGCCGATATATCGCATCAGCGGTCGCCGATGGCGATCTTTCCGAGACCGCGGATCTCGCCGAACTGCGGATCGATACGCGCGAAAGCGTTCTTCCGAAAGCAAATACCTGGCGCGATGCCGCAGACTTGAGCGCGCGCGCATTCTTCGGATGGAACGAGAACGGTCTCTATTTTGCGGCAACGGTGATCGATGATGTTCATTCCGCGGCCGATGACAAGATGGGCGATTTCTGGAAGTCGGACAGCATTCAGATAGCCATCGACAGCGAGGGTGATTCGGCGCGCGGGTATGATGCGAACGACCGGGAAATAGGCCTTGTGCTTGGTGCATCCGGCGCGCATGCGTACCTGTACCGCGGCGCCATGAGCGAATTGAAATGCGACGTTCACACTGCACGAAAGGATGGCCGCACCGTGTACGAGGTTTTCATGCCATGGAAAGAGATGGGGCTTTCCGCACCGAAAGCGAACACGGTCATGCCGATGAATTTCATCGTCAATGAGAACGACGGCAGGGGGCGTACACAATGGATGGGGCTTACGCCGGGCATCGGAGAGGCGAAGGCCCCGCAGTATTACAAGCGATTCGTCCTCTTGCCGCAGAGAAATTGA